The Deinococcus carri genome segment ATGCGGGGAGTATACTGACGCGCCCAGCGCCCCTTCCCGCCCTCAGGGCGCGGCAGCCCGGCGCGTCCAAGGAACCTTCCCGTGACCCAGCCCGACCCCGCATCCCCGCCGCCGACCCCCGCCGCCGACCTGCCGCTCTACTCGCCCGCCCGCGTGCGTGACCTGCTAGCCCTGCACGGGCTGAGGCCCACCAAGAGCCTGGGTCAGAACTTCCTGATCGACGGCAATATCCTGCGCGCCATCGCGGAGGCGGGCGGCGCGGCCCGGGGCGTGCCCGTGCTGGAGGTCGGCCCCGGCCTGGGCGTCCTCACCCGCGAGCTGGCCGCGCGCGGGGCACAGGTGACGGCGCTGGAAAAGGACGAGCGCCTGGGGCCCGTCCTGGCCGAGACTCTGGCCGGGCTGGACGTGAGCGTGGTCTGGGGCGACGCCCTGGACTTCGATTACGCGGCGCTCCCGGCGGGCACCCGCGTGATTGCCAACCTGCCCTACTACATCACGGGCGTCCTGCTCTCGCGTTTCATGGGGGCACCCGGCGTGCTGTCCGCGACCGTGCTGGTCCAGAAGGAGGTCGCGCAGCGCCTCGCGGCCCGCCCCGGCGAGGCCAACTACGGCTTCCTGAGCGCGCTCGCGGCCCTGCACGGCACCGTCCGCCACGTGCGCGACGTGCCCAGGGGGGCCTTTTTCCCCGCGCCGGACGTGACCAGCAGCGTGGTGCGGCTCGACTTCGACCGCTCGCGGCCCCTGCCCGACCCCGCGTTCCTGAAGTTCGTGGAGGCGGCCCTGCACCACCGCCGCAAGACCCTGCGCAACAACCTGCGGCTGGTGGGCTTTGAGGGCGAGGCGATCAGTGCGGCGCTGGAGGCCGCCGGACTGCGCCCGGACGTGCGCGCCGAGGACGTGCCGCTGGAGGACATCCGCACCCTCGCGCGGCACCTGGGCGTGATACGGTAGGAGCCGCGTTTCAAACGCCAACCTGGCAGTCCGGCGCTGAGGTTCCCCCGCGGAACACGGCGAACCTGTCCGGACACGCCGCATCTGGGGGCCGCCTTCTGCTGGCCCGGAGGTTTCCACGTGAAGTTTTTCGTTATCGGTGACGTCACCGTCGATCACCTCTACCACCTCGACCGTCTCCCCACGCCCGGTGAGGAAGTCGTGCCCGGCCGCGCCACCATGAAGCCCGGCGGGGCGGGCGGCACCATCAGCGTCACCCTGGCCCGCCTGGGCCACAGCGTCACCCTCGCGGCCCGCGTCGGCAACGATCCCTTTGCCGAGTACGCCCTGGGCAGCGTGCGCGAGAGCGGCATCGTGCAGACGGCCATCCAGGTGGACCCCGAGCATCTCACCAGCACCATCACAGTGATGCAGACGCCCGACGGGCAGCGCGCCATGATCAGCGACGGGGCCGCCAACCGCCAGCTCGACCCCGCGAAGCTCAAGAAAAAGGACATCGAGGGCACCGACGCCCTGATCGTCAGCGCCTACAGCCTCACGGAAGGCCCGC includes the following:
- the rsmA gene encoding 16S rRNA (adenine(1518)-N(6)/adenine(1519)-N(6))-dimethyltransferase RsmA; the encoded protein is MTQPDPASPPPTPAADLPLYSPARVRDLLALHGLRPTKSLGQNFLIDGNILRAIAEAGGAARGVPVLEVGPGLGVLTRELAARGAQVTALEKDERLGPVLAETLAGLDVSVVWGDALDFDYAALPAGTRVIANLPYYITGVLLSRFMGAPGVLSATVLVQKEVAQRLAARPGEANYGFLSALAALHGTVRHVRDVPRGAFFPAPDVTSSVVRLDFDRSRPLPDPAFLKFVEAALHHRRKTLRNNLRLVGFEGEAISAALEAAGLRPDVRAEDVPLEDIRTLARHLGVIR